One window from the genome of Streptococcus parasanguinis encodes:
- the tetA(46) gene encoding tetracycline efflux ABC transporter Tet(46) subunit A — MIRAIWEYIRERKWRYVKIAMVLILYDYTLLIPTQVIQRLVDHLSQQTLTQSNFVWDMVLLVGSAILNYLTAFYWQLRLFQSSVHFKATLQGQAFRKLVAMRRPFFEKFRSGDLLTRFTTDVDGMADMAGYGMMVLLFGGGLFAFIIPTMFFISWQLTLISFIPMIFLVVSTYFLSRKQEEYVEQNREAVAQLNDEVLESIEGIRVMRAYSRRDQQVKQFQKKTASLSKTGDKIASIQYSFGPLALLFIGFSTVLLLLFGGQSLASGQLSLGKLLALQLYLVFLIEPMWMMADLILVYQTGQISYKKLKEVIDETDDLEPDGSHYLEQIDLVQFKDYSFSYPGAERKSLSGIDWTIQKGQTVGIVGRTGAGKTTLVRQFLRQYPVGEGEFLINQQPIVDYNRHSIEDKIGYVSQKHILFSKSIRENIALGKKGASQEDLVEAIAQAAFADDLERMSHGMDTLIGEKGVSVSGGQKQRISLARAFLRDAELLLLDDSLSAVDAKTEQAIIDTIQKERKDKTTIIVSHRLSAVHQADWIIVLDQGQIVEEGRASDLLAQEGWYYEQYQRQQKQEGE, encoded by the coding sequence ATGATCAGAGCTATTTGGGAGTATATCAGGGAACGCAAGTGGCGATATGTGAAGATCGCTATGGTCCTGATTCTTTATGATTACACCTTATTGATCCCGACGCAAGTTATCCAGCGTTTAGTGGATCATTTGAGTCAGCAGACGCTGACGCAATCGAACTTTGTATGGGATATGGTCCTCTTGGTAGGATCAGCCATCCTCAATTACCTGACGGCTTTTTATTGGCAGTTGCGCCTCTTTCAGTCGTCAGTCCATTTCAAGGCGACCCTTCAGGGACAAGCGTTTCGTAAGCTAGTAGCTATGCGGCGTCCCTTTTTTGAGAAATTCCGTTCAGGAGATCTCTTGACGCGCTTTACGACAGATGTGGATGGGATGGCCGATATGGCTGGTTACGGGATGATGGTGCTCCTGTTTGGCGGTGGCTTGTTTGCCTTTATTATTCCGACCATGTTTTTCATTTCTTGGCAATTAACCTTGATTTCCTTTATTCCCATGATCTTCCTCGTCGTCTCTACCTATTTTTTGAGTAGAAAGCAGGAGGAGTATGTTGAGCAAAACCGGGAAGCAGTCGCTCAGTTGAACGATGAGGTCTTGGAGTCGATCGAAGGGATCCGGGTCATGCGGGCCTATAGTAGACGGGACCAGCAGGTCAAACAGTTTCAGAAAAAAACAGCCAGTCTATCCAAAACAGGGGACAAAATTGCCTCTATCCAGTATTCTTTTGGACCTTTAGCCCTGTTGTTTATTGGATTCTCGACGGTCTTGCTCCTGCTATTTGGAGGCCAGTCCCTGGCAAGCGGGCAGTTGAGCCTTGGTAAATTATTGGCTTTACAGCTGTATTTGGTCTTTTTAATTGAGCCTATGTGGATGATGGCGGACCTGATCTTGGTCTACCAGACAGGGCAAATCTCCTATAAAAAATTAAAAGAAGTGATTGATGAAACGGATGATCTGGAGCCAGATGGTTCTCACTACCTAGAACAGATTGATTTGGTGCAGTTTAAGGACTATTCTTTCAGCTATCCTGGTGCTGAGCGAAAGAGCCTGTCAGGCATTGATTGGACCATTCAGAAAGGACAGACGGTTGGAATTGTTGGTCGTACCGGTGCAGGAAAGACTACCCTGGTTCGACAATTCTTGCGGCAGTACCCAGTTGGTGAGGGAGAATTCTTGATCAACCAGCAACCGATCGTGGACTACAACCGACACTCCATTGAAGATAAAATTGGCTATGTTTCCCAAAAACATATTTTATTTTCCAAGTCTATCCGTGAGAATATAGCGCTTGGTAAAAAAGGAGCCAGCCAAGAAGACTTGGTAGAAGCAATAGCCCAGGCTGCTTTTGCGGATGATCTCGAGCGGATGTCTCATGGAATGGACACCTTGATCGGTGAGAAAGGGGTCTCTGTATCAGGAGGTCAAAAACAGCGGATTTCTCTGGCACGTGCCTTCTTAAGAGATGCAGAGCTCTTGCTGTTAGATGATTCCCTTTCTGCAGTGGATGCGAAGACTGAACAGGCCATTATTGACACGATTCAAAAGGAACGAAAAGACAAGACGACCATCATTGTTTCCCATCGCTTGTCTGCAGTTCATCAGGCGGATTGGATCATCGTCTTGGATCAAGGGCAGATTGTAGAAGAAGGCAGGGCTAGTGATTTATTAGCTCAAGAGGGCTGGTATTATGAACAATACCAACGGCAGCAAAAACAGGAAGGAGAATAA
- the tetB(46) gene encoding tetracycline efflux ABC transporter Tet(46) subunit B: protein MKVLKRLLSRITLYPTVFLAGFICLLLATIFSELSPFLLQKMIDGPLTALTHGGGQGDLIQMGGFYLLVLSLGQLISYMGNRILLHGSNQVTASLRDQAFQVMQGLPISYFDDKPAGKIATRIVNDTETLRTQFYNSCMILVIYLVRFLFILGILFYLSPMMGLLLCLVFPIFYGIQYLYKVMTDQPMKDFFDARSEVNTQVNELLHGASMIQLYHQEPGVVEEFEATTQKMLGANDRILLADSIASWTLTELLKFLVIAGILTIAGISFLQGNIGVTAGFLFININYVINLFDLMANLSRQFPNIRRSLETGSRVLAFLDQPLEADGASELKIEKAQVVFDDVQFAYDEGKPVLRDIAFQASPGQTIALVGHTGSGKSSIMNLLYRFYDPQEGAILIDGQDIRQVSRESLRSHMGIVLQDPYLFTGTIASNVAMSQDHIDREAVQDALKKVGAWPFVERLEKGIDHPVVDKGSAFSSGERQLISFARTLYMNPQILILDEATSHIDTETEEIIQKAMAVLQKGRTTFIIAHRLSTIQDADQILVLSEGRIVERGRHEELVAQGGIYAQMNAIQQTVV, encoded by the coding sequence ATGAAAGTATTGAAACGATTATTATCGAGGATCACGCTTTATCCAACTGTCTTTCTTGCTGGCTTTATTTGCCTCTTACTAGCCACCATTTTTTCTGAATTGTCACCCTTTCTTCTCCAAAAGATGATCGATGGGCCTTTGACCGCACTGACCCACGGTGGCGGACAAGGGGACTTGATTCAGATGGGAGGATTCTATCTCTTGGTCTTGAGCCTGGGGCAGCTGATTAGCTACATGGGCAATCGGATCTTACTGCATGGAAGTAATCAAGTAACCGCTAGTCTGAGAGACCAAGCCTTTCAAGTCATGCAAGGACTGCCTATTTCTTATTTTGATGATAAGCCGGCTGGGAAGATCGCGACAAGAATTGTCAATGATACGGAGACCTTGCGGACCCAGTTTTATAACTCTTGTATGATTTTAGTCATCTACTTGGTGCGTTTCCTCTTTATCCTAGGGATTCTCTTTTACCTAAGTCCTATGATGGGCCTTCTCTTGTGTTTGGTCTTTCCAATTTTCTATGGGATTCAGTATCTCTACAAGGTCATGACGGACCAGCCGATGAAGGATTTCTTTGATGCGCGAAGCGAGGTCAATACCCAGGTCAATGAACTCTTGCATGGTGCCAGTATGATTCAGCTCTATCATCAAGAGCCTGGTGTGGTAGAGGAGTTTGAAGCCACTACTCAGAAGATGTTAGGAGCCAATGATCGAATCCTCCTGGCCGATTCTATCGCTTCTTGGACCTTGACGGAATTGCTCAAGTTTTTAGTGATTGCAGGCATTTTGACTATCGCTGGGATTTCTTTCCTACAGGGTAATATCGGTGTGACGGCTGGTTTCCTATTTATCAATATTAACTATGTGATTAATCTATTTGATCTCATGGCCAATCTTAGTCGTCAATTCCCAAATATTCGGCGATCCTTAGAAACGGGGAGCCGCGTCCTTGCTTTCTTAGACCAACCTTTGGAGGCCGATGGTGCATCGGAACTGAAGATAGAAAAAGCTCAAGTCGTGTTTGACGACGTTCAATTTGCCTATGATGAAGGCAAGCCAGTTCTGCGGGATATTGCCTTTCAGGCAAGTCCAGGTCAAACCATCGCTCTGGTGGGCCATACTGGATCGGGTAAGTCTTCGATTATGAACCTGCTCTATCGTTTTTATGATCCTCAAGAAGGAGCGATTTTGATCGATGGTCAAGATATTCGCCAAGTCTCTCGGGAGAGCCTACGAAGCCATATGGGGATTGTTCTGCAGGATCCTTATCTATTTACGGGGACCATTGCTAGTAATGTGGCCATGAGTCAGGATCACATTGATCGGGAGGCAGTCCAAGATGCCTTGAAAAAAGTCGGGGCTTGGCCCTTTGTAGAGCGCCTTGAAAAGGGAATCGACCATCCAGTCGTAGATAAAGGATCCGCCTTTTCAAGTGGCGAACGCCAATTGATTTCCTTTGCGCGGACGCTCTATATGAATCCGCAAATTCTGATTTTGGATGAGGCAACTTCTCACATTGATACGGAAACAGAAGAAATCATCCAGAAGGCTATGGCAGTCCTGCAAAAGGGCCGGACCACCTTTATCATTGCCCATCGCTTGTCCACTATTCAAGATGCGGATCAGATCTTAGTCTTATCTGAAGGACGCATTGTGGAACGTGGTAGACACGAGGAACTAGTCGCACAAGGCGGGATCTATGCCCAGATGAATGCTATCCAGCAAACAGTGGTGTAA
- the ybeY gene encoding rRNA maturation RNase YbeY, with the protein MYIEMVDETGQVSDEILKQTQEILEFAAQKIGKEDKEMAVTFVTNERSHELNLEYRDTDRPTDVISLEYKPEMEISFDEEDLTENPELAEMMAEFDTYIGELFISIDKAREQAEEYGHSFEREMGFLAVHGFLHINGYDHYTPEEEKEMFGLQEEILTAYGLTRQ; encoded by the coding sequence ATGTATATTGAAATGGTAGATGAGACTGGTCAAGTCTCTGACGAAATCTTAAAACAAACGCAAGAAATTTTAGAATTTGCTGCTCAAAAAATTGGGAAAGAAGACAAGGAAATGGCTGTGACTTTTGTAACCAATGAACGCAGTCATGAACTAAATCTTGAATACCGTGATACGGATCGTCCGACGGATGTCATCAGTTTAGAATACAAGCCAGAGATGGAGATTTCTTTTGACGAGGAAGACCTTACAGAAAATCCAGAATTGGCAGAGATGATGGCTGAGTTCGATACCTATATTGGTGAGCTCTTTATTTCAATTGATAAGGCGCGTGAGCAAGCTGAAGAATATGGCCACAGCTTTGAGCGCGAAATGGGATTTTTAGCAGTGCATGGTTTTCTTCACATCAATGGCTATGATCACTATACGCCGGAAGAAGAAAAGGAAATGTTTGGCTTACAGGAAGAGATTTTGACAGCCTATGGACTCACAAGACAATAA
- a CDS encoding diacylglycerol kinase family protein: MDSQDNKRKWKNRDFTSSLEFAITGIFTAIKEERNMRKHALSALVAILAGLVFRISATEWLFLLLSITLVIAFEIMNSAIENVVDLASNYHFSMLAKNAKDMAAGAVLVVSGFALLTGLVIFVPKFWALVFG; the protein is encoded by the coding sequence ATGGACTCACAAGACAATAAGCGAAAATGGAAAAATCGGGACTTCACTTCAAGCCTGGAGTTTGCGATAACAGGAATTTTCACTGCGATCAAAGAAGAGCGCAATATGCGCAAGCATGCCTTATCAGCCCTCGTAGCAATTCTTGCTGGTTTGGTATTTAGGATTTCTGCGACAGAATGGCTCTTTTTATTGCTCAGCATCACCTTGGTGATTGCTTTTGAGATTATGAATTCAGCCATTGAAAATGTGGTGGATTTAGCTAGTAACTACCATTTCTCCATGTTGGCAAAGAATGCCAAAGACATGGCGGCTGGAGCAGTCCTTGTCGTATCAGGTTTTGCCCTACTAACAGGACTGGTGATTTTTGTGCCCAAATTCTGGGCCTTGGTATTTGGATAA
- the era gene encoding GTPase Era: protein MTFKSGFVAILGRPNVGKSTFLNHVMGQKIAIMSDKAQTTRNKIMGIYTTDKEQIVFIDTPGIHKPKTALGDFMVESAYSTLREVDTVLFMVPADEPRGKGDDMIIERLKAAKVPVILVVNKIDKVHPDQLLAQIDDFRSQMDFKEIVPISALQGNNVSRLIDILSENLEEGFQYFPADQITDHPERFLVSEMIREKVLHLTREEIPHSVAVVVDSMKRDEETDKVHIRATIMVERDSQKGIVIGKGGAMLKKIGTLARKDIELMLGDKVFLETWVKVKKNWRDKKLDLADFGYNEKEY, encoded by the coding sequence ATGACATTTAAATCAGGCTTTGTAGCCATTTTAGGACGTCCCAATGTTGGGAAGTCAACGTTTTTGAACCACGTCATGGGGCAAAAGATTGCCATCATGAGTGACAAGGCGCAGACAACGCGCAATAAGATTATGGGGATTTATACGACGGATAAGGAACAGATCGTCTTTATCGATACCCCAGGGATTCACAAACCCAAGACAGCGCTTGGAGACTTCATGGTGGAGTCGGCCTATAGCACCCTTCGAGAAGTGGATACCGTTCTCTTTATGGTGCCAGCAGATGAGCCACGTGGGAAGGGCGATGACATGATCATCGAGCGCCTCAAGGCTGCTAAGGTGCCGGTTATTCTGGTGGTCAACAAGATCGACAAGGTGCACCCTGACCAACTCTTGGCGCAAATCGATGACTTCCGTAGTCAGATGGATTTCAAGGAAATCGTGCCGATTTCAGCCCTTCAAGGAAACAATGTTTCGCGTTTGATTGATATTTTAAGTGAAAACTTAGAAGAAGGTTTCCAATATTTCCCTGCCGACCAAATCACTGACCACCCAGAGCGCTTCTTGGTCTCTGAAATGATACGAGAAAAGGTCTTGCACTTGACGCGGGAAGAAATTCCTCACTCTGTTGCTGTAGTGGTGGATTCCATGAAGCGGGATGAAGAAACCGATAAGGTTCATATCCGTGCAACCATCATGGTCGAGCGCGATAGCCAAAAAGGCATTGTCATCGGAAAAGGCGGGGCTATGCTTAAGAAGATCGGAACCCTCGCGCGTAAGGATATCGAACTCATGCTAGGGGACAAGGTCTTCTTAGAAACATGGGTTAAGGTCAAGAAAAATTGGCGGGATAAGAAATTGGATCTTGCCGATTTCGGCTACAACGAAAAAGAATATTAA
- the mutM gene encoding DNA-formamidopyrimidine glycosylase → MPELPEVETVRRGLEKLILGKTIQSVEVKYPKMIQTDLDAFCQDLPGQEIRVMGRRGKYLLFYLTDLVLISHLRMEGKYFFYPDEVPLRKHAHVFFHFTDGSTLVYEDVRKFGTMEVLIPELVDSYFLAKKIGPEPTEADFKEPAFQVALKKSKKPIKSALLDQKLVAGLGNIYVDEVLYRAKVHPARLGQSLTAREAKAIRNETIAVLAQAVEKGGSTIRSYSNAFGEDGTMQEEHQVYGKTGQPCLRCGTPIEKIQLGGRGTHFCPHCQKEN, encoded by the coding sequence ATGCCTGAATTACCAGAAGTAGAGACCGTTCGACGCGGTCTTGAGAAATTAATTCTTGGAAAAACCATCCAGTCCGTGGAAGTAAAGTATCCTAAGATGATTCAGACGGATCTGGATGCTTTTTGTCAAGATCTTCCAGGTCAAGAAATTCGGGTCATGGGGCGCCGTGGGAAATACCTTTTATTTTATCTGACGGATCTGGTCCTCATCTCGCATTTGCGGATGGAAGGCAAGTATTTCTTTTATCCAGACGAGGTTCCTCTTCGCAAGCATGCCCATGTCTTCTTTCATTTTACAGATGGTAGCACCCTAGTCTATGAAGATGTCCGCAAGTTTGGGACCATGGAAGTCCTCATACCTGAGCTTGTCGACAGCTATTTTTTGGCGAAAAAAATTGGTCCAGAGCCGACGGAAGCGGATTTTAAAGAGCCAGCCTTCCAAGTAGCTCTTAAAAAATCAAAGAAACCCATTAAATCAGCTCTTTTAGACCAAAAATTAGTGGCTGGTCTGGGCAATATCTATGTGGATGAGGTCCTTTATCGAGCCAAGGTTCATCCAGCCCGTTTGGGTCAAAGCTTGACTGCTAGAGAAGCCAAAGCAATCCGCAATGAAACGATTGCTGTGCTTGCTCAGGCTGTTGAAAAGGGTGGCTCCACCATTCGTTCCTACAGCAATGCTTTTGGAGAAGACGGCACCATGCAGGAAGAACACCAGGTCTATGGGAAAACAGGGCAGCCGTGTTTGCGCTGCGGGACACCAATCGAGAAAATCCAGCTGGGGGGACGCGGAACCCATTTTTGCCCTCACTGCCAAAAGGAGAACTAG
- the coaE gene encoding dephospho-CoA kinase (Dephospho-CoA kinase (CoaE) performs the final step in coenzyme A biosynthesis.) has translation MARIIGLTGGIASGKSTVTSYLKEKGYPVIDADRVVHDLQAPGGALYRVLVDHFGREILTKEGELDRVALGQRIFSDPSERDWSNRVQGRLIREALAEVRDRQAAQSDLFFMDIPLLIEQGYEEWFESVWLVAVSKETQLKRLMERNHLSELQAQERIASQMPLDEKRVHADLVLDNNGDLTALYAQLDAALKQLERR, from the coding sequence ATGGCAAGAATCATCGGATTAACAGGAGGGATTGCTTCAGGAAAGTCCACTGTCACCTCCTATTTGAAAGAAAAAGGCTATCCGGTTATTGATGCTGATCGAGTGGTCCATGACTTGCAAGCACCAGGAGGAGCCCTCTACCGTGTCCTAGTAGATCATTTTGGTAGAGAGATCCTTACCAAAGAAGGAGAGTTGGATCGCGTCGCTTTGGGTCAGCGGATCTTTTCAGACCCTAGTGAACGAGACTGGTCCAATCGCGTCCAAGGCAGGCTTATTCGTGAGGCTCTAGCAGAGGTAAGAGATAGACAAGCTGCACAATCCGATCTCTTTTTTATGGATATTCCACTCTTAATTGAACAAGGCTATGAAGAGTGGTTTGAATCTGTCTGGTTGGTAGCTGTATCAAAAGAAACCCAGCTCAAACGCCTGATGGAACGCAACCACTTATCAGAACTGCAGGCCCAAGAACGCATCGCGTCTCAAATGCCGCTAGATGAAAAAAGAGTCCATGCAGATCTGGTCTTAGACAATAATGGCGATCTAACGGCCCTCTATGCCCAATTAGATGCAGCCCTAAAACAATTAGAAAGAAGATGA